Genomic DNA from Carcharodon carcharias isolate sCarCar2 chromosome 29 unlocalized genomic scaffold, sCarCar2.pri SUPER_29_unloc_2, whole genome shotgun sequence:
cctccctaactatgtaaattcctccagcccctacaactctccaaatctctgtaacatcctccaacacctacaacccaCCTTATCACTGTAAGGtccttcagtccctacaaccctccctttctctgtaaggTCCCtcattccctacaaccctccctatctctgtaacctcctccagcccctacaaccctccctatctctgtaaggtccttcagtccctacaaacctcccagtCTCTGTAACATCCTGCAAACcatacaaccttccctatctctgtgaactcCTGTAGTtcaaacacccctccctatctctgtaacctcctccagcccctacaaccctccctatctctgtaacctcctccagcccctacaaccctccctaactctgtaacctcctccagccccttcaacactCCCTGTTTACGTAACCTTCTTCAGCCCCTAAAACCCACActatttctgtaacatcctccagcccctaaatccctccctatctctgtaaccacttccagcccctacaacgctccctatctctgtaaccacctccagcccctacaacgctccctatctctgtaaccacctccagcccctacaacactccctatctctgtaacaccctccagccactacaaacctccctatctctgtaacctcctccagctcctacaatcctccctatctctgaaacctcctccaacacctacaaccctccctatctctgtaacctgctccagcccctacaacactccctatctctgtaagctcctccagcacctacaacactccctatctctgtaacaccctccaacaattacaactctccctatctctgtaacccactccaatacctacaaccctccctgtctctgtaacctcctccatgccctataaccctccctatctctgtaacctcctccaacccctacaaccctctctatctctgtaacctcatccagcccctacaaccctccctatctctgtaacctcctccagctcctacaaccctccctatctctgtaagttcCTTCAGTCCCTGCAAACCTACCAGTCTCTGTAACATCCTGCAAACCatacaacattccctatctctgtgaactcCTGTAGTACATACAAACCTCCaaatctctaacctcctccagcccctacaaccctccctatctctgtaagctccgccagcccctacaaccctccctatctctgtaacctcctccagtccctacaacactccctatctctgtaatctcctccagcccctacaaccctccctatctctgtaacaaacTCCAgcacttacaaccctccctatctctgtaacccactccaatacctacaaccctccctgtctctgtaatctcctccatgccctataacccaccctatctctgtaaacccctccagcacctacaactctcgctatatctgtaacctcctccatcacctacaaacctcccagtctctgtaacatcctgcaaactatacaaccctccctatctctgtgaactcCTCGGGTACATATAAACCTATAAAtatctaacctcctccaaactctacaacaatccctatctctgaagcctcctccagcccctacaaccctccctatctctgtaacatcctccagcccctacaaacctccctaactctgtaacctcctacagaccctgcaaccctccctatctctgtaacctcctccagcccctacaaccctcctgatCTGTGCAACCtcatccagctcctacaaccctccctatctctgtaaccttctccagaccctacaaccctccttatctatGTAAAAGCCTCCAAAccatataaccctccctatctctgtaacctcctccaacccctacaatcctccctaactctgtaaatgCCCCCGGCCACTAcgacgctccctatctctgtaacctcctccagccactacaaccctccctatgtctgtaacctcctgcagccccgacaaccatccctatctctgcaacctcctccagcccctacaaccctccctatctctgtaacctcctccagcatctaaaccctccatatctctgtaaccacctccagcccctacaaacctccctatctctgtgacatcctcgagcccctacaccaTTACCCATGTaattaacctcctccagtccctacaaccctccctatctctgtaacctcctccagctcctacaaccctccctatctctgtaaggtCCTTCAGTCCCTGCAACCCTCCCAGTCTCTGTAACATCCTGCAAACCatacaacattccctatctctgtgaactcCTGTAGTACATACAAACCTTCaaatctctaacctcctccagctcctacaatcctccctatctctgtaacctcgtccagccccttcAACACTCCCTgtttatgtaacctcctccagcccctaaaaccctccctatctgtgcaacctcctccagccactacaaccctccctatccctgtaaccacctccagcccctacaatcctccctatttctgtaaccaccttcagcccctacaacactccctatctctgtaacatcctccagtccctacaaccctccttatctctgtaaaatcctccaaaccatataaccctcgctatctctgtaacctcctccaacccctacaaacctccctaaatctgtaacttcccccggcccctacacccctccctatctctgtaacatcctccagcccatataaccctccctatctctgtaacctcctccagcccctacaaccctccctatctctgtaagctcctcccgcccctacaaccctccctatctctgtaacctcctccagcccctacaaccctctctatctctgtaagctcctccagcccctacaaccctccctatctctgtaaaaccctccagcacctacaactcaccctatctctgtaacccactccaatacctacaaccctccctgtgtctgtaatctcctccatgccctataaccctccctatctctgtaaaccactccggcacctacaactctccctatatctgtaacctcctctatcaCTTACAACCCTCCCAGTCTCTGTAACATCCTGCAAActatacaaccctccctatctctgtgaactcCTCGGGTACATATAAACCTCtaaatctctaacctcctccaaacttacaacaatccctatctctgaagcctcctcaagcccctacaaacctccctaactctgtaatctcctacagcccctgcaaccctccctatctctgtatctttctccagcccctacaaccctctctatctctgtaacctcctccagctcctacaacactccctatctcagtaacctcctccaacccctacaacactccctatctctgtgacctcctccagcccctacacccctccctatctctgtaaggtccttcagtccctacaacccacccAGTGTCTGTAACATCCTGCAAACcatacaaccttccctatctctgtgaactcCTGTAGTACATATaactctccctaactctgtaaccacctccagccccttcaacactCCCTGTTTATGtagcttcctccagcccctacaaccctccctatctgtgcaacctcctccaggccctacaaccctccctatctctgtaaccacctccagcccctacaacactccctatctctgtaacctcctccagccactacaaccctctctatttctgtaacctcctacagcccctaaaccctccatatctctgtaacctcctccagccccttcaaccctccttatctctgtaaaatcctccaaaccatataaccctcgctatctctgtcacctcctccagcccctacaactgtccctatgtctgtaacatcctccagcccctacaaccttctgagatctctgcactcccccaattctggcttcttgaccctccccccattcccatcgctccaccattggcggctgtgccttcagcaggctggggtggcggtggggggggtgggggggtccctgagctctggaattgaCTCACaaaacctctccgtctctctctctctctctctctctcttacctgaaGCCCAGCCTCTGTGACCGAGCTTTTGGTCACATGTCCCTATTATCTCCTCTTAGGATCGCAGTCAAATTTTGTCTGGTAATCGCtcaggtgatgcactttggaatttttattatgttaatgACGTTACATAAGCATGATTCATTTATTGTTACTTTTCAGGAGAGACGGTGAATACTCCCGACGATCCCAAAATTGTGACCAAAAGTGTTGTTCCCACGGACATGTCAGCTGGTGAGTGACACCTCCTTCATTCTGACTCTCCCTCCCATTGCAGTTCGAGAGGGTGTTGAAGGGGTCAGGAAGTGAGCATCTTTCCTTTCCCTGCCACTCTTGTTATGAAGTTGCGCGCGCAGCCGTCAGTGGAGCTAACCAAACCAGCAGGAGGATGTCCGCTTCACCTCATAACGTGggcgagaaaattctgcccaatgtcagaGCCAGTTGGGTCAAGTGGGTTCTGGatttggtgatccaccctgaccagacctgcgctgtgcccggcaggaagatctctgacagcctcgcgctgccgAGGGGTACGACAGCCTATGAATGGAACAAAGGAGTGGCCACCAGCTtcatcagcctggaccaggaGAAGCTCTTTAACTGAACAGCTCCCCAAAAGGAGTTCTCGGTACCAAcaaccagcccctacagccctccctatctctgtaacctcgtccagcccctacacccctccctatctctgtaacctcctccagcccctacacccctccctatctctgtaacctcctccagcccctacaaccctccctatctctgtaacctcgtccagcccctacaaccctccctatctctgtaacctcgtccagcccctacaaccctccctatctctgtaacctcctccagcccctacacccctccctatctctgtaacctcctccagcccctacaccgctccctatctctgtaacctcgtccagcccctacaaccctccctatctctgtaacctcgtccagcccctacacccctccctatctctgtaacctcctccagcccctacaccgctccctatctctgtaacctcctccagcccctacacccctccctatctctgtaacctcctccagaccctacacccctccctatctctgtaacctcctccagcccctacaccgctccctatctctgtaacctcctccagcccctacacccctccctatctctgtaacctcgtccagcccctacacccctccctatatctgtaacctcgtccagcccctacaaccctccctatctctgtaacctcgtccagcccctacaaccctccctatctctgtaacctcgtccagcccctatacccctccctatctctgtaacctcgtccagcccctacacccctccctatctctgtaacctcgtccagcccctacaccgcaccctatccctgtaacctcctccagcccctacacccctccctatctctgtaacgtcctccagtccctacaaccctccctatctctgtaacctcctgcaccACCTacactcctctctatctctgtaacttcctccagatgctacaaccctccctaacactgtaacatcctccagcccctacaaccctccttatctctgaaatctcctccagcccctacaaccctccctatctctgtaacctcctccagcccttacaaccctccctatctctgtaacctcctccagcccctacaaccctccctatctctgtaacatcctccagcccctacaaccctccctatctctgtaacatcctccaggccctacaaccctccctatctctgtaacatcctccagcccctacaaccctccctatcactgtaacatcttccaggccctacaaccctccctatctctgtaacctgctccagcccttacaaccctccctatctctgtaacctcctccagcccatacaaccgtccctatctctgtaacatcctccagcccttacacccctccctatcattgtaacctcctccagtcgctacaccccttcctatctctataaactcctccagccccttcaaccctccttatctctgaaatctcctccagcccctacaaacctccctatctcagtaacctcctccagcccttacaaccctccctatctcagtaacctcctccagccactccacccctccctatctctgaaacctgctccagcccctacaaccctcccagatCTCTGCGCTGCTCTCagttccggcctcttgaccatcccccagTTCCCATCgccccaccattggcggctgtgccttcagctgccgggGGGGGcgccctgagctctggaactccctccctaaacctttccccatCTCTTTGACCCAGGGATCGGAGAGGGTTCGCATGACTCACAATCAGAAGCTGAATGAATCTGTTCATTGTTCTTTGCTGTTAGGATTAAGCAAGGGGACATGGACAGGAATCCTTGTGATGATATTTCTACTGTTTCTGGCAATCATTATGGGAATGGCACGTTACACATGGGAAAAAGAGCATCAGCACACAGTGAGTATGATcagcagagtaaatctccctctacactgtccccatcaaacactcccaggacaggtacagcacggggttagatacagagtaaagctccctctacactgtccccattaaactcTCACAGgccaggtagagcacggggttagatacagtgtaaagccccctctacactgtccccatcaaacactcccaggacaggtacagcacggggttagatacagtgtaaagccccctctacactgtcaccaccaatcacacccaggacaggtacagcatggggttagatacagagtaaatctccctctaaactgtccccatcaaacactcccaggacaggtacagcacagggttagatacagtgtaaatctccctctacactgtccacatcaaacacgcCAACggaagttacagcacggggtcagatacagtgtaaagctcactccacactgtctccatcaataactcccaggacaggtacagcacggggatagatacagagtaaagctccctctacactgtccccatcaaacactcccaggacagatacagcacggggatagatacagagtaaagctccctctacactgtctgcaCTGAGTCTGAATCTGTCCTGTGAAGCTGATATCTTCTATGTTTTTGTTCTAACAGGATATTCAGGCTTAACCCAGTGTCGGGTCCTTGCCCAGCCTGTGGTTTGCCTTCGAAGTAGTTCCAGTTTCAACCTCGCTGGATATTTCGGACCGCTAAATGTGCAATTCatcctcctctccctgttgcccaCTCGCTGCTTGGGATGGAAATTAGATTGAAGAGTCTTTCCAGAGATTGGAGACCCCATTGAATGCACAGCAACCAGGACTGCGACATGCAGTGAAATGAAGAATATTCTGTTACCGATTCACTGGAGATCCCCGAGAATAGCTGCAGCTCGTATTTCAGAACTGCCcagagctggggctggggcttgaGGGTTCTCACGGTCTCTGGGTGAAGGGGCCGGCCATTTTGGACATAGACGAGGAGAAACGTCCtcactcggagggtggtgaatctttgggattctctccccccacccgggAAGCTGTGGTTGCTCCGtcgctgagtatattcaagactgaggtcgACAGGGTTTTTGGGCactgagggatagggagggatgggggagctgaGGGAGGAGATCGGCCACAATTGTACTGACTGGGgtagcaggctcaaagggcagaatggcctcctcctgctcccagtgATGATGCCCTCTAAATCTACTGTCCCAAACAAATAAATCAAGGAATCCGCCCTTGTGCCCTCTGTGGCTGCGACCTCTCTTCCCATCTCCAAATGGTTGGAGCACGTTCTTGCCTCTTCAAATCCTGCCCATATTACCCACACCTCCAACCTGGACCCTCCCCTCAGGTGTCTGCGCTGCCTATAAAAAGAGCACTAAAACGGCCCATGTCGAAGTCGGAACATGACATTGCATGTGAATATCATGCAGATAAACCTTCATTCCCTGTCTGTCTCCACCTGCCGgatatggttgaccacaccatcctcctcctcctcctcctcctccacctccgaAAGCCTCTCTGCTGTTGTCCACCCGGGTATTTCTGCACTCCCCCCATTTCTTCCCTCCTTATCGATATAGAAGCGaaaagctgcagatgctggaaatccaaaacaaaaacagaaacagaaatacctggaaaaaactcagcaggtctggcagcatcgccgaTGGGGTTtttgagggagcgctacactgtcggagagtcagtactgagggagtgctgcactgtcggaaggtctgtactgagggagtgctgcactgtcggagggtcagtactgagggagcgctgcactgtcggagggtcagtactgagggagcgctgcactgtcggagggtcagtactgagggagtgctgcactgtcggagggtcagtactgagggagcgctgcactgttggagggtcagtactgagggagcgctgcactgtcggatggtcattactgagggagtgctgcactgtcagagggtcagtactgagggaccgctgcactgttgcagggtcagtactgagggagtgccgcactgtcgcagggtcagtactgagggagcgctgcactgtcggagggtcattactgagggagtgccgcactgtcagagggtcagtactgagggagtgccgcactgttggagggtcagtgctgagggaatgccgcactgtccgaggttcagtactgaggaagggagcattgccgatgctgccagacctgctgagttttttccaggtatttctgtttctgttattgctTCCCTCCTTATCGATCCGATGGTGGCCAGAGGAATCATAGGAACAGCATCCCTTCCCGCTTCCAACGCTCTGGAGTCCCCAAAGATCTACCCTTGGCCCTCTCCTACTGCAAATCCTGCCCCCCCTCGGCAACATCCCCCCAAAGCACAGCCACTACatgtccaccccccaccccaactccagctcaccaccgcctcccTCGACTCCTCCAGTGCTGCTAAATTACCGGACACCTTATCCGAAACTAGTACTGGATGGGCAGGAATTCCTTCCCATGCAACCTCGGAAGGACTGTTTTCCTCCCTCAGTTCCAAATTCCATGCCCGAgtgacccccaccccagccccgtTGCTCTCCCTAGCGGATGTCCGAGATTAAACCAAGCTGTTCACTAGCTCCAGGTCACACCCCCAACCTGAGGTGAGCTTCCATCATCACATCCACACCATCTCTGAGGCCTCCACTTCCTTCTGCGTAATATCGCCCGACTTCACttgtctcagctcatcagctgctgaagccctcatccgTGCCTTCGTCACCTCCACACTCGGCTATTCtactgcgctccctcagtactgaccctccgacagtgcagcgctccctcagtactgaccctccgacagtgcagcgctccctcagtactgaccctccgacagtgcagcgctccctcagtactgaccctccgacagtgcagcgctccctcagtactgaccctccgacagtgcagcgctccctcagtactgaccctccgacagtacagcgctccctcagtactgaccctccgacagtgcagcgctccctcagtactgaccctccgacagtgcagcgctccctcagtactgactctctgacagtgcagcaccccctcagcactgaccctccgacaatgcggcactccctcagtactgaccctctgacagcgcagcactccctcagcactgactctctgacagtgcagctctccctcagcactgaccctccgacaatgcggcactccctcagtactgaccctctgacagcgcagcactccctcagcactgaccctctgacagtgcagcactccctcagtactgaccctccgacaatgcggcactccctcagtactgaccctccgacagcgcagcgctctctcagtactgaccctccgacagcgcagcactccctcagtactgaccctccgacagcgcagcactccctcagttctgaccctcacATTCCACGCCCCCCTATAAATTGGAGTTCATGCCAAATCTCACCTGACTTCTCTCCGCTTTAAGGCTCTCCTCGTAAAACCCGACCTCCCCCCGACCAAGCGTTTGACTGTCTGTCTCTCGAAACCTCCTTATGCAGCTCGGTGTCAAATCCTGCCTGTGAATATCTCCTGCCAAGCACCCCTGGCAGGTTCGAATGCATGAGAGGTGCTACACACATGCAAGCTTTTTGTTGTACATTGTCACATTGTTGAAAATGGGTCTGTCAGAGAAATATAAACATTCTAATGTGCGGTGATAAGGCAACTCGGCTTTTTTGATGTTCAATCATATCAGCGACTGAGAATACAGCTCAAACATCGAGGCAGGACTTCCGTTGCTGGGATTTCGTGGGTTTTCCTGGTAAATGGAATCTTCCCTTAATGTTTGTGAAACTGAGCAAGGAACCCGCATTGCACTGGCGCCTGTCACCTCCTCAGGTCATCCCAAAGCGTTTCACAGCCAAAGAGGGACTTTTTTTCCAGCCAGGCCACTGttctaatgcaggaaacacagcagccaaatatgcacacagcaagatcccacaaacagccatgtcaTCATCCCCAGATCAcctgttttttagtgatgttggttgaggggtaaatattggccccaggggCACCGGGGGGaactaacccccccacacccaccccccccccccccgcccgcctgGCTCTTCTCCCGAACAGTAGCCGTGGGACATTTCACAcctgcctgagagggcagacaggggcctcagtttaatgtcacaaatgtcttcaacagtgcagcactccctcagtactgaccctccgacagtgcagcactccctcagtactgaccctctgacagtgcagcactccctcattactgactctctgacagtgcatcactccctcagtactgaccctctgacagtgcagcaccccctcagtactgaccctctgacagtgcagcgctccctcagtactgaccctctgacagtgcagcaccccctcagtactgaccttccgacagtgcagcattccctcagtactgaccctctgacagtgcggttctccctcagtactgaccctctgacagtgcagcactccctcagtactgaccctccgacagtgcagcactccctcagtactgaccctctgacagtgcggcactgcgtCAGTACTTGCATTGGGATGTCTGCCTGGACAATGGGGCTCAGGTCTCTGAAGCGCAGCTTAAATCTCCCACTTCCTGACTCGgaggtgactgagagagagagaatgtgggtgatGAACGTGCTGAGCTACTGCTGCAGCGATGGAGACCTCCAGAGGTGTGCCCAGGACGTATTGgctgattggatgattcttgagTGCAATTGTTGTGTTGTATCCTGCACAGTTTATCATTAATTCCCAGCAATGCTACCAGTCCATCCTCACATCAACAAACTCTTTTAGACACAGCGTTCTGCCCACACACAAAGCCAATCCCTTacctcccacacccctcagtattAAACTCACTCCAGTACTAGTCACTGAAGGCAGCCTGAGAGATCGCTGACTGAAGCGTacggtatcctaggctttattaccacagaatcacacagaatgcaaaagaggccctttggcccatcgagtctgcaccgacacgtgagaaacacctgacctacctccctgatcccattgaccagcacttggccccaatAGCCTGGAATGTTATGACGAGGCCAAGTGCtcctccaggtactttttaaaggatgtgaggctaacccgcctccaccaccctcccaggcagtgcattccagaccctcaccaccctctgggtgaaaaaggtttttccctcacatccccccctaaacctcctgcccctcaccttgaacttatgcccccctcGTGCCTGAATGGCgcgtagagtacaagagcaaaggaggtgatgttaaacctgtataaaacacgggTTTGGacccaactggagtattgtgtccagttctgggcactttgggaaggatgtgaaggctttagagagagagagagagaaagagtgcggaAAAGATTCACCAGAACGGTTCCAGGGACGAGGGGAACTTCAGCTCCGGGGACAGgtcggagaagctggggctgttctccttggaggagagaagctggagaggagatttgatcgaggcgTTCGAAACTATGAGGGGTCCCGGGACAGAGTCGATCGGGATAAACTGCTCCcattgttgtggggtgggggggaagaaggaTGGAgaacatgggggtggggggacacgGGTTTAAGGGTGATTGGTAAAGGAAGCAACGGGGACAGGAGGAGAAACTCTTTCACGCAGCGAGtcggttaggatccggaatgttCCGcccgagagtgtgggggtggggggggggggggggggggcaagagagggtggagggggtgttgggaggggggaggggggggggtgggaggggggagagtgaggggggagagtgagggggagagtgaggagggagaggggggtgggaggggggagagtgagggggagagtgaggggggagagtgaggggggagggggggagagtgaggggggagggggggggtgggaggggggagagtgagggggggagagtgaggggggagggggggtgggagggggagagtgagggggggagagtgagggggggaggggggagagtgaggggggagagtgaggggggagagggggggtgggagggggagagtgaggggggagagtgaggggggagggggggagagtgaggggggaggggggggtgggaggggggagagtgagggggggagagtgaggggggagggggggtgggagggggagagtgaggggggagagtgagggggggtgggagggggagagtgaggagggaggggggagagtgagggggagggggggagtgaggggggtgggggagagtgaggggggagggggggtgggagggggagagtgaggggggagagtgagggggggtgggaggggggagagtgaggagggagagtgagggggggagagtgaggggggagagtgaggggggaggggggggtgggaggggggagagtgaggggggtgggagggggagagtgaggagggaggggggagagtgagggggaggggggggagtgaggggggtggggggggagtgaggagggagggggagagtgagggggagggggggagagtgaggggggagggggggagagtgaggggggagagtgaggg
This window encodes:
- the LOC121274058 gene encoding G8 domain-containing protein DDB_G0286311-like isoform X2, whose amino-acid sequence is MTTSTINTMSTPSHHSTIPNTTPQDTTTSRTTMTASTINTMSTPSHHSTIPNTTPQGETVNTPDDPKIVTKSVVPTDMSAGLSKGTWTGILVMIFLLFLAIIMGMARYTWEKEHQHTDIQA